In one Verrucomicrobiia bacterium genomic region, the following are encoded:
- a CDS encoding YifB family Mg chelatase-like AAA ATPase codes for MRNRLAKVYSSSLLGIDAYLVEVEADITGGMPYFATVGLPEGAVREAKERVASAVKNSGFSFPRQKVTINLAPADIKKEGSAFDLPMAVGILAATGQLGREDFSDVVLVGELSLNGDIRPVPGILPIAMALKQNGSRALLVPKENAAEAAMATGLPVYPISSLREAAGFLEGDERIEPFTLDINLVFQKALDYPLDFAEVKGQEAVKRALEVAAAGSHNILLIGPPGSGKTMLSRRLPTILPPLTVEEALETTKIHSVAGQLEPGVPLLATRPFRSPHHTISDAGLIGGGTVPRPGEVSLAHHGVLFLDEMPEFKKDVLEVLRQPMEDGKVTISRAKISLTYPSQFQLVAAMNPCKCGFSGDPSGKCHCSPAEIQRYVSKISGPLLDRIDIHIEVPAVKFKELAASESAEPSAKIRERVISARKIQTERFSREKKVFANAHMQTRHLKKYCQITSAGQELLRAAMSRLGLSARAYDRILKVARTIADLEASPDIKESHLSEAIQYRTLDRNLWM; via the coding sequence ATGCGCAACCGGCTGGCCAAAGTTTATTCCTCCTCGCTTTTGGGCATCGACGCTTATCTGGTGGAAGTGGAGGCCGACATCACCGGTGGAATGCCCTATTTCGCCACGGTCGGGTTGCCGGAAGGGGCCGTGCGGGAAGCCAAGGAGCGGGTTGCCTCCGCCGTAAAAAATTCCGGCTTCTCCTTCCCCCGTCAAAAAGTAACCATCAATCTGGCTCCGGCGGACATCAAAAAGGAAGGGAGCGCTTTCGATTTGCCGATGGCCGTCGGCATCCTAGCCGCCACGGGACAATTGGGACGGGAGGACTTTTCGGACGTGGTGCTGGTGGGGGAGCTTTCCTTGAATGGCGACATCCGTCCCGTCCCCGGCATCCTGCCGATTGCAATGGCTTTGAAGCAGAACGGCAGCCGGGCGCTTTTGGTGCCAAAGGAAAACGCCGCCGAGGCAGCCATGGCCACCGGCCTGCCGGTATATCCCATCTCCTCCCTCCGGGAGGCGGCCGGTTTTCTGGAAGGAGACGAGCGCATCGAACCGTTCACGCTGGACATCAATTTGGTCTTTCAAAAAGCACTCGATTATCCGCTTGATTTCGCCGAAGTGAAGGGACAGGAAGCTGTCAAGCGGGCTTTGGAAGTGGCCGCTGCCGGCTCGCACAACATTCTGCTAATCGGTCCGCCCGGTTCGGGCAAGACGATGCTCTCCCGCCGGCTGCCGACCATCTTGCCGCCGTTGACCGTCGAGGAAGCATTGGAAACAACCAAAATTCATTCTGTCGCCGGACAGCTGGAGCCGGGGGTGCCCCTTCTGGCCACCCGCCCGTTTCGTAGCCCGCACCACACGATTTCAGACGCCGGTTTAATCGGCGGAGGCACGGTCCCCCGCCCGGGCGAGGTTTCGTTGGCCCACCATGGCGTTTTGTTTTTGGACGAGATGCCGGAGTTCAAAAAAGATGTGCTGGAGGTTTTGCGCCAGCCGATGGAAGATGGCAAGGTCACCATTTCCCGCGCCAAGATCTCTTTGACCTATCCCTCTCAGTTCCAGCTTGTGGCCGCGATGAATCCCTGCAAGTGTGGATTTTCTGGTGATCCGAGCGGAAAATGCCATTGTTCTCCTGCGGAAATTCAAAGATACGTTTCGAAAATTTCAGGCCCACTTTTAGATCGCATCGACATTCACATAGAAGTTCCTGCAGTAAAATTTAAAGAATTAGCTGCGAGTGAAAGCGCAGAACCCTCTGCGAAAATTCGCGAAAGGGTAATTTCCGCTCGCAAAATTCAAACGGAGCGTTTCTCGAGGGAAAAGAAGGTCTTTGCGAATGCGCACATGCAGACGCGTCACCTGAAGAAGTATTGTCAGATAACTTCTGCAGGGCAAGAACTCCTGCGGGCAGCTATGTCGCGGCTGGGATTGTCAGCTCGAGCCTACGACAGAATTCTAAAAGTAGCTCGCACCATAGCCGATCTGGAAGCCAGCCCCGACATCAAAGAATCCCACCTTTCCGAAGCCATCCAATATCGGACATTGGATAGGAATTTGTGGATGTAA
- a CDS encoding carboxypeptidase regulatory-like domain-containing protein: protein MFGRLVWSIVLILGLASGTQAQFTLSGKITDPNGTGIANVDVDLYDINGNPVGILTDKTDALGNYNLNQPFGLPAGTYDVAFTPPAVSNLAPVYNTGYLLSGNQVFNDTVPLGFTLSGFVRDTAGVGQPDIDLNVTDELTGQLVYTPNPTDNTDPFGFYSLVLPANGVYTLTYRPVAAQKLVAAEFKGIIFNSNQTRDVVLQAGFFVSGTVVDNNSQPVRDADMDFDVSATQARIPTPNDNTDNNGFYQVVVGAGTYDITVEPLVDDKLIAGLKFSVPVTKDTSIDFVLQPGLYLSGFVRRASDNAGVANVDIDVHDTLTNTKIPTPFDFTDGTGFYQIVVPAGAYDVTFQPPVVSGLAPVESLHVAVAADRTLNATVLAGFTLSGNVQRAGGGGLSNINIKFVNSATGAKVPLANHFTNALGNYSVVAVPGSYTVEFEPPKSIRRAAKDFPNFALNSNMTLNVTLDSGRVVSGFIRDSSNIPIFEVDFDAFITSSGNELYTPSDNTDSTGYYEVVVPPGTLDLAYTPPLASRFAGASFAGASIVNDTAINLTLRHGVELSGTVRDSSANPISGVRVRAFGSPEVPLTKGTTDAVGSFAGILVPGTYTLHFVPPPASLFDSLVVSGVQVRVDSTIFTTLPRKPFSGIKGDLSNDGQLSPSDVVLMLNCVFAGTGTCPLSVADLNCSSNLTPADVVLELNLVFSGTTLPC from the coding sequence ATGTTCGGGCGTTTGGTTTGGAGTATCGTTTTGATTTTGGGGCTGGCATCCGGAACGCAGGCCCAGTTTACCCTGTCCGGAAAAATCACCGATCCCAACGGGACAGGGATTGCAAACGTTGATGTAGATTTATATGACATCAATGGCAATCCCGTGGGGATTTTGACTGACAAAACAGACGCTTTGGGAAACTACAATTTGAACCAGCCCTTTGGCCTGCCCGCGGGCACCTACGATGTTGCCTTTACGCCGCCAGCGGTCAGCAATCTGGCACCCGTTTACAACACGGGCTACCTGCTTTCCGGCAACCAGGTGTTCAACGACACCGTGCCGCTCGGCTTCACCCTTTCCGGCTTCGTGCGGGATACGGCCGGGGTGGGTCAGCCGGATATTGATTTGAATGTCACCGATGAGTTGACGGGACAGTTGGTCTACACGCCCAACCCGACCGACAACACCGATCCGTTCGGTTTTTACTCATTGGTGCTTCCCGCGAATGGAGTTTACACGTTGACCTATCGCCCCGTCGCCGCCCAAAAACTGGTGGCAGCAGAATTCAAGGGGATAATCTTCAACTCCAACCAGACACGGGACGTGGTGTTGCAAGCCGGCTTTTTCGTTTCCGGCACGGTCGTCGACAATAACAGCCAGCCGGTTCGGGATGCCGATATGGACTTTGATGTTTCCGCCACCCAGGCCCGCATCCCCACGCCAAACGACAATACAGACAACAACGGTTTTTATCAGGTGGTGGTGGGAGCCGGGACTTACGACATAACCGTGGAGCCCTTGGTGGATGACAAATTGATAGCCGGGCTGAAATTTTCTGTGCCTGTAACCAAGGATACGTCGATTGACTTCGTCTTGCAACCCGGATTGTATCTTTCCGGATTCGTCCGTCGCGCCAGCGACAACGCCGGGGTGGCCAACGTCGATATCGACGTGCACGACACGCTGACCAACACCAAAATCCCCACCCCGTTCGATTTCACGGATGGCACCGGCTTTTATCAAATCGTGGTGCCTGCGGGGGCCTACGATGTCACCTTCCAGCCGCCTGTGGTTTCCGGTCTGGCACCGGTGGAAAGCTTGCACGTGGCAGTAGCCGCCGACCGAACATTAAACGCCACCGTTCTGGCCGGATTCACCCTTTCCGGTAATGTGCAGCGCGCGGGCGGTGGCGGGCTTTCCAACATAAACATAAAATTTGTAAATTCGGCGACCGGCGCCAAGGTGCCTTTAGCCAATCACTTTACCAACGCGTTGGGGAATTACTCGGTGGTGGCCGTGCCAGGCAGCTACACGGTCGAATTCGAACCGCCCAAATCCATCCGCCGGGCGGCCAAAGATTTCCCCAATTTTGCGCTCAATTCCAATATGACCCTGAATGTTACGCTCGATTCCGGGCGGGTTGTTTCGGGATTCATCAGGGATTCGTCGAACATTCCAATCTTCGAGGTGGATTTCGACGCTTTCATCACCTCGTCCGGAAACGAACTATACACTCCTTCCGATAACACCGATTCAACCGGATATTATGAAGTCGTCGTTCCGCCGGGCACACTCGATTTGGCCTACACGCCGCCCTTGGCTTCCCGCTTCGCGGGAGCCTCATTTGCGGGAGCTTCCATTGTAAATGACACGGCAATCAATTTGACCTTGCGCCACGGCGTGGAGCTCTCCGGCACGGTTCGCGATTCGTCCGCCAACCCGATTTCCGGTGTGCGGGTGCGGGCCTTTGGTTCTCCGGAAGTTCCCTTGACCAAGGGTACAACCGATGCCGTCGGTAGTTTTGCTGGCATTCTCGTGCCCGGCACCTACACTCTGCACTTCGTACCGCCGCCCGCCAGTTTGTTCGATTCGCTGGTGGTAAGCGGGGTACAAGTCCGCGTCGATAGCACGATTTTTACGACCCTTCCCCGAAAACCTTTCTCCGGCATCAAGGGGGACCTTTCCAACGATGGACAGCTTTCACCCTCTGATGTCGTGTTGATGTTGAACTGTGTTTTTGCGGGCACGGGCACTTGCCCTCTTTCGGTGGCCGACCTGAACTGCTCCAGCAATTTAACTCCAGCGGATGTGGTTCTTGAGTTGAATCTGGTTTTTTCAGGTACGACGTTACCCTGTTAG
- a CDS encoding alginate export family protein: protein MLSRIWMVPGLFAFALTLGGIKSTEAGPYTKLKEGDGVEVSGSWNKGIFDAKSVEKLAEARRPKLRGAIEKLNKADSSFLLFGLKIKVDAKTLFPARGESAGGLENLKEGMRLEVTCNVSKSGAWAADKIDWNEIKASDKIKGTITRMAFDSKPPDTIEISGLKILVTEETDLYGSARYLEEELFGNLTADEGSANVPHIRVGERMLFSGDYRQTTRLEKSYTLSDVQEDDYQDTEPALRLEAAGNWAPEVQSFFQLRLRKKYTFGTFPNRPSTAESTRFEFQAIQAYLLLRAPAGRKAALMVGKQRVRDKREWLFDEYLDAVRLYVYETQPVVLEASFLPSLFPFKNEKYRTWDDLLFRVRFIPDGKNEANVYMLKRWDSDLRNREPVYWGLSYYGRPKKFVTGWVQASLLRGTDKQRDQEAYAFDAGATFAATNFSFRPSLTLGYALGSGDKSSSDTISQEFRQTGYEDNSGRFGGFANFQYYGEVLDPELANLQVLTAAAGFRPHKQVSVDAVFHTYRQHRLDNNVRSNLITPPVVPNAVSKDLGWEIDFIIGVEKIWRRFNIGYSFGLFNPGDAFAPRIDNAVLNRLNVRVEF, encoded by the coding sequence ATGTTGAGTAGAATCTGGATGGTGCCGGGGCTTTTTGCCTTTGCCCTGACGCTTGGGGGAATCAAGAGCACGGAAGCCGGGCCCTATACCAAGCTGAAAGAAGGGGATGGCGTGGAGGTTTCCGGCAGCTGGAACAAGGGCATCTTTGACGCCAAGTCGGTGGAAAAACTGGCGGAAGCCCGCCGGCCCAAGCTGCGCGGCGCCATCGAAAAGTTGAACAAAGCCGATTCCTCCTTCCTTCTCTTCGGATTAAAAATCAAAGTGGATGCCAAAACCCTTTTCCCGGCAAGGGGGGAAAGCGCCGGCGGGCTGGAAAATTTGAAGGAGGGAATGCGGCTGGAAGTTACCTGCAACGTGAGCAAATCTGGCGCTTGGGCGGCGGACAAAATCGACTGGAACGAAATCAAGGCGTCGGACAAAATTAAGGGGACGATAACCCGAATGGCTTTCGACAGCAAACCGCCGGACACCATCGAGATTTCCGGCCTGAAAATTCTGGTGACCGAGGAAACCGACCTGTATGGCTCGGCCCGCTATCTGGAAGAGGAACTTTTCGGCAACCTGACCGCCGACGAAGGGAGCGCCAACGTTCCCCACATTCGCGTGGGGGAACGGATGCTTTTCTCCGGCGATTACCGCCAGACCACGCGCTTGGAAAAAAGTTACACCCTTTCCGACGTGCAGGAGGATGATTATCAGGATACCGAACCGGCCCTGCGGCTGGAGGCGGCAGGCAACTGGGCACCGGAGGTGCAAAGCTTCTTTCAGCTGCGGCTGCGGAAAAAATACACCTTCGGTACCTTTCCGAACCGCCCCTCCACGGCGGAGTCCACCCGGTTTGAATTTCAAGCCATTCAGGCCTACCTGCTCTTGCGCGCCCCGGCGGGACGAAAGGCGGCTTTGATGGTCGGCAAACAGCGCGTGCGGGATAAACGGGAGTGGCTTTTTGACGAATATCTGGATGCCGTACGGCTTTATGTTTATGAAACCCAGCCGGTGGTTTTGGAGGCCTCTTTTCTTCCCTCCCTTTTTCCTTTTAAGAACGAGAAATACCGCACGTGGGATGATTTGCTCTTCCGGGTTCGATTTATTCCTGATGGAAAAAACGAGGCGAACGTGTATATGCTGAAACGCTGGGACTCCGACCTCCGCAACCGGGAGCCGGTCTATTGGGGGCTTTCCTATTACGGCCGCCCGAAGAAATTTGTAACTGGCTGGGTGCAGGCCTCGCTTTTGCGCGGTACCGACAAGCAGCGGGATCAGGAGGCGTATGCCTTTGATGCGGGAGCCACCTTTGCCGCGACGAATTTTTCCTTTCGGCCCAGCTTGACTTTGGGATATGCTTTGGGCTCCGGCGACAAGAGCAGCAGTGATACCATTTCACAGGAGTTTCGCCAGACCGGCTACGAGGACAACTCCGGGCGCTTCGGCGGGTTTGCCAATTTTCAATACTACGGCGAGGTTTTGGACCCCGAGCTGGCCAATTTGCAGGTTCTGACCGCCGCCGCGGGCTTCCGCCCCCACAAGCAGGTCTCAGTCGATGCGGTCTTTCACACCTACCGCCAGCACCGGCTGGACAACAACGTCCGTTCCAATTTAATCACGCCGCCGGTCGTCCCTAACGCCGTGTCCAAGGATCTGGGCTGGGAAATCGATTTTATTATTGGTGTAGAAAAAATTTGGCGGCGCTTTAATATAGGTTACAGTTTTGGGCTGTTCAATCCAGGTGACGCTTTTGCGCCCCGTATTGACAACGCCGTTTTAAACCGGCTCAATGTGCGCGTGGAATTCTGA
- a CDS encoding DUF5666 domain-containing protein yields MRKKFFVVPSLLLFLIAPAAASPKPEYMKLKVGDAVEVDGEWDKKAGVFTADDIEKLPDPRRPKLRGAIFKLLPQEKSFVLFGMKIKVDDKTEFMDNGGQAMRFENLKVKMRLEVTSRVDENGNWIARKIEIGKLKASDKVKGTVTRLAFDGTPPDTFEISGLKILVVEGTDLFGPWGTESPTFTPGAAEKAAAVSTGVKYQAVKNLNRRD; encoded by the coding sequence ATGCGTAAGAAGTTTTTTGTAGTCCCGTCGCTTTTGCTCTTTTTAATCGCCCCGGCTGCGGCCTCCCCCAAGCCGGAGTATATGAAGCTGAAAGTGGGGGACGCCGTGGAGGTGGACGGCGAATGGGACAAAAAAGCCGGTGTTTTCACAGCCGACGACATTGAAAAGCTGCCGGATCCCCGCCGCCCCAAGCTGCGCGGGGCCATCTTCAAGCTTTTGCCGCAGGAAAAAAGTTTTGTCCTCTTCGGAATGAAAATCAAGGTGGACGACAAAACCGAATTTATGGACAACGGCGGCCAGGCCATGCGTTTCGAAAACTTGAAAGTAAAAATGCGCTTGGAGGTCACCTCGCGGGTGGACGAGAACGGAAACTGGATTGCCCGGAAAATCGAAATCGGCAAACTGAAGGCCTCGGACAAGGTGAAAGGGACAGTGACCCGTCTGGCCTTCGATGGCACCCCGCCGGACACCTTTGAAATTTCGGGCCTTAAAATTTTGGTCGTGGAGGGGACGGACCTTTTCGGGCCGTGGGGAACGGAGTCCCCCACATTTACTCCTGGAGCGGCGGAAAAAGCCGCCGCCGTTTCGACCGGAGTCAAATATCAGGCGGTTAAAAATCTTAACAGGAGGGACTGA
- a CDS encoding phosphotransferase has protein sequence MLKTSPAYSYLASATNEAEMQSIFQTHLTRLWGRPVAIENFHIPRVIPKREGKFLVQYRFSTVDEDGSQPRIFFGRLLSPADMIPAYAKEPNAFFVSDIRLVVPIFPFDSKLKMLAQFFDSASGPRLLQPLAGAIGLNGTAQLAKVEVLGYRLERRGTLSVSVQERTRTVSLVAKLVRPEKAAGLFEELQALEKNGFGATSDNNIRVPHPLAVTPEGVLWLEAVFDLSLHDLVGTGPYVSACRSTGLVLQRLHRAKLPNLPTFSVEEAQAQLKTLALETAQIYPVLRESIEGVWQQLETRTPAVAEKETVLVHRDFYDKQLLVGANRITLLDTDTLALGDPAVDVGNFLAHLVLRGKQNALPEKTTGEARANFLEAYRSCQQVGVSEAFQKRTVWWEAATLLRLACLYSLRPRWKKLALPLLEQSEKNLRGEDYA, from the coding sequence ATGCTGAAAACAAGCCCGGCCTATTCCTATCTCGCATCCGCCACCAACGAGGCGGAAATGCAATCAATTTTTCAGACCCACCTAACCCGGCTCTGGGGCCGTCCGGTTGCGATAGAAAATTTCCATATTCCCCGGGTCATTCCCAAGCGGGAAGGAAAATTTCTTGTTCAGTATCGTTTCTCGACCGTGGATGAGGACGGCAGCCAACCCCGGATTTTCTTCGGCCGCCTTTTATCCCCTGCCGATATGATTCCGGCCTATGCCAAGGAGCCAAACGCCTTTTTTGTATCTGATATTCGGCTGGTGGTGCCGATCTTTCCTTTCGACTCGAAGTTGAAAATGCTGGCGCAATTCTTTGATTCAGCCTCCGGCCCCCGTCTTTTGCAACCCCTGGCCGGAGCCATTGGCCTGAACGGCACGGCGCAACTGGCGAAAGTGGAGGTTTTGGGCTACCGATTGGAACGGCGCGGGACTCTGAGCGTGAGCGTACAAGAGCGAACTCGAACCGTTTCCTTGGTGGCCAAGCTGGTGCGACCTGAAAAGGCTGCTGGGCTTTTCGAAGAATTGCAAGCGCTCGAGAAAAACGGTTTTGGTGCCACAAGCGACAATAACATCCGAGTTCCGCATCCGCTTGCCGTCACGCCGGAAGGGGTATTGTGGCTGGAGGCAGTTTTTGATCTCTCCCTGCATGATTTGGTCGGGACGGGGCCCTACGTTTCCGCCTGCCGCTCGACCGGGCTCGTGCTGCAACGGCTGCATAGAGCAAAACTACCCAACCTTCCAACGTTTTCGGTTGAGGAGGCGCAGGCACAGTTGAAAACACTCGCCCTGGAAACGGCCCAAATCTATCCGGTCTTGCGCGAGAGTATTGAGGGCGTTTGGCAACAGCTGGAGACCCGCACTCCCGCCGTGGCGGAAAAAGAGACCGTGCTCGTACACCGTGATTTTTACGACAAACAGCTTTTGGTCGGCGCCAACCGCATCACCCTTTTGGATACGGACACGTTGGCTTTGGGCGATCCAGCCGTGGATGTTGGAAATTTTTTGGCCCATCTCGTTTTGCGGGGCAAACAGAACGCCCTTCCCGAAAAGACGACCGGAGAGGCCCGGGCGAATTTTCTTGAAGCATACCGGTCGTGCCAGCAGGTAGGTGTGAGTGAGGCGTTTCAGAAAAGAACTGTCTGGTGGGAGGCCGCCACTCTTCTGCGGCTGGCCTGCCTGTATTCCCTGCGCCCGCGCTGGAAAAAACTGGCGTTACCCCTTTTGGAACAGTCGGAAAAAAACCTGCGAGGAGAAGATTATGCGTAA
- a CDS encoding phosphotransferase: protein MKSEIYSSPPSPVSKIPLPPEEVLTGLPFVMDAAKAREALGDSGVEVEGGRIFYVRYKPKTSCLAAYEFERKNPETGGRKPVVFYAKGMTTNGYLLAATKAENHRWVDVPYAPSVMRWDAAAALLFAFPNDALLDGLRILEEPKKFQRFLYEHLTSYPAEIWRLSDKRLKTELVRYKPERRAVFRSETKAIHHQTEEKRKIEVFWRVYGERQGEEVFRRMQFLKKSLSKETLLTTPTPYGYEPEHQILLMEALHGKPLLELLVTAATSQALERTAAALAALHALSDEKLSVWRPADFLAEANETQKMLAALLPEQTSLIEKVYVKLEEQTPDSQFAAAFVHGDFHYGQVLIDGEKVSFVDFDRSHAGNPLADVGNFAAHLRLLELEGRLQNGLELTQRWAEAYADWAKAEIEPKELDWWTALSLFFLAVSPFRHLEAEWAKKTKEILRALEELLC from the coding sequence ATGAAAAGCGAAATCTATTCGAGTCCGCCGTCGCCGGTGAGTAAAATTCCTCTGCCGCCGGAGGAGGTTTTGACCGGCCTGCCGTTCGTTATGGATGCGGCGAAAGCCCGCGAAGCGCTTGGGGATTCCGGCGTCGAAGTGGAAGGGGGCCGCATTTTCTATGTGCGTTACAAACCGAAAACAAGCTGCCTTGCGGCCTATGAGTTTGAACGAAAAAATCCGGAAACGGGAGGGCGCAAGCCGGTTGTTTTCTACGCCAAGGGGATGACGACCAACGGATATCTTTTGGCCGCCACCAAGGCTGAAAACCACCGCTGGGTGGACGTTCCCTATGCCCCCTCCGTGATGCGCTGGGATGCCGCCGCGGCTTTGCTTTTTGCCTTTCCGAACGACGCCCTCTTGGACGGGTTGCGCATTTTGGAGGAGCCAAAGAAATTTCAACGTTTTTTGTATGAACATCTCACGTCCTATCCTGCCGAAATCTGGCGGCTTTCCGACAAACGGCTGAAGACGGAACTGGTTCGCTATAAGCCGGAGCGCCGGGCGGTTTTCCGTTCGGAAACGAAGGCCATTCATCACCAAACGGAGGAAAAGCGAAAAATCGAAGTGTTTTGGCGAGTGTACGGGGAAAGACAGGGGGAAGAGGTCTTCCGACGGATGCAGTTTTTGAAGAAGAGTTTGTCCAAGGAAACCCTCCTGACCACACCCACTCCCTATGGCTATGAGCCGGAGCACCAAATCTTATTGATGGAAGCACTGCACGGCAAACCGCTTCTTGAGTTGCTCGTAACAGCGGCAACTTCACAGGCCCTTGAGCGAACGGCCGCCGCATTGGCCGCTCTGCACGCACTATCTGATGAAAAGCTCTCCGTTTGGCGGCCCGCAGACTTTTTGGCCGAAGCCAACGAGACCCAAAAAATGCTGGCGGCACTTCTGCCCGAACAAACATCTTTAATCGAAAAAGTATATGTAAAACTCGAGGAACAAACACCGGACTCCCAATTCGCCGCCGCTTTTGTTCACGGTGATTTCCATTACGGGCAGGTGCTCATCGACGGGGAAAAGGTCAGTTTTGTGGATTTCGACCGCAGCCATGCTGGAAACCCCTTGGCCGACGTGGGAAATTTTGCGGCCCATTTGCGATTGCTTGAACTGGAAGGCCGTTTGCAAAACGGTCTGGAGTTGACGCAGCGCTGGGCGGAAGCGTATGCGGACTGGGCCAAGGCCGAAATCGAACCGAAAGAACTTGACTGGTGGACGGCACTTTCGCTTTTCTTCCTGGCCGTTTCCCCCTTCCGCCACCTGGAAGCCGAATGGGCGAAAAAAACAAAGGAGATTTTACGGGCGCTTGAGGAACTTTTATGCTGA
- a CDS encoding ABC transporter ATP-binding protein, with translation MSKRFSNRWWIKDNMAFKFKSPFARVDWAGLSRIFHHFGKHLKPHKKSLALGGLSLLGLALVELARPWPLKIVFDYILIPSRAHKDWSFLAPLSQWDPMAVLTLAAGGVILLALLGALFSYAQNVLFASVGQKLSGAIRLELFSHIQRLPQSYHDYRQTGELLMRLTGDINLLKELLTSIFITLGSRIFIVLGMLGLMVYMNWKLTLLAFAVMPFLFLTTFRFSGKIKEASRRARKKEGQLSAAAYEGVSGISVTKVFGREKWHEKLLGKSVSSDVKAGLKATKLEAAYSRWVDVLTALGTVLVLFFGVKQVLAGQLTAGNLLIFLSYLRTSYKPLRDVAQLSARTAKATVCGERILEILHIQPEVIDRPEGISARDIRGEIRFDKVRFAYQPGQPALEEVSFTLPAGKTTAIIGPSGAGKSTIAKLILRLYDPSRGSIYLDGLPIGEYRIKSLRKQITSLSQEAFLFRTSIMENIAFGNPKAGFDEIIAAARKVGADEFIHNLPEGYNTLVGEGGQTLSGGQRQRITFARAALRDSRIMIFDEPATGLDPQAEKVAQEALSALKEGRTLLLITHRLNFLNLANQVVYLEAGRVAEQGTVEELLDKKGKFFAFYQEWLGQNEKRNLFESAVAGE, from the coding sequence ATGTCGAAGCGATTTTCAAATCGCTGGTGGATAAAAGATAATATGGCCTTCAAATTCAAATCCCCATTTGCGCGAGTGGACTGGGCCGGACTTTCCCGGATTTTCCACCATTTCGGCAAACACCTAAAGCCGCATAAAAAAAGCTTGGCGTTGGGCGGACTTTCGCTTTTGGGTCTGGCTTTGGTGGAGCTGGCCCGCCCCTGGCCGCTGAAGATTGTTTTCGACTACATCTTGATTCCTTCCCGTGCGCACAAGGATTGGAGCTTTTTGGCTCCACTTTCCCAATGGGACCCGATGGCGGTTTTGACTCTGGCGGCCGGCGGAGTGATTCTATTGGCCCTCTTGGGGGCGCTTTTCTCCTACGCCCAGAACGTTTTGTTTGCCTCCGTCGGCCAGAAACTCTCCGGTGCCATCCGGCTGGAGCTTTTTTCCCACATCCAGCGCCTGCCGCAAAGCTACCACGATTACCGCCAGACCGGCGAGCTTTTGATGCGGCTGACCGGGGACATCAATCTATTGAAAGAGCTTTTGACTTCGATTTTCATCACCTTGGGGAGCCGGATTTTCATCGTTTTGGGAATGCTTGGGCTGATGGTTTATATGAACTGGAAACTGACGCTTCTGGCCTTTGCCGTGATGCCCTTTCTTTTTTTGACGACTTTCCGCTTTTCTGGAAAAATCAAGGAGGCCTCCCGCCGAGCGCGCAAAAAGGAAGGGCAGCTTTCCGCTGCCGCCTACGAGGGAGTTTCCGGCATCAGCGTGACCAAGGTTTTCGGCCGGGAAAAATGGCACGAAAAATTGTTGGGGAAATCGGTTTCCTCCGACGTCAAAGCGGGGCTCAAGGCGACCAAGCTGGAAGCGGCCTATTCCCGCTGGGTGGATGTTTTGACTGCTTTGGGAACGGTCTTAGTTTTATTTTTCGGTGTCAAGCAGGTTCTGGCCGGACAGCTTACCGCCGGTAATCTATTGATTTTTCTTTCCTATTTACGGACTTCCTACAAGCCGTTACGAGACGTGGCACAGCTTTCAGCCCGCACTGCCAAGGCCACCGTTTGCGGGGAGCGGATTTTGGAAATTCTGCACATTCAGCCGGAAGTCATCGATCGGCCGGAGGGGATTTCCGCCCGGGATATCAGAGGTGAAATTCGCTTCGACAAGGTGCGCTTCGCCTATCAGCCGGGACAACCGGCATTGGAAGAGGTGAGCTTTACATTGCCGGCCGGCAAGACCACCGCCATCATCGGGCCGAGCGGCGCGGGGAAGTCGACCATCGCCAAGCTCATCTTGCGGCTGTACGACCCCTCCAGGGGGAGTATTTATCTGGACGGGCTGCCAATCGGGGAGTACCGCATCAAATCCTTGCGCAAGCAAATCACTTCACTCTCACAGGAGGCGTTTTTATTCCGCACCTCCATTATGGAAAACATCGCCTTCGGTAATCCGAAGGCGGGTTTTGACGAAATCATAGCGGCCGCCCGCAAAGTGGGGGCGGACGAGTTTATCCATAACTTGCCGGAGGGGTATAACACCCTGGTGGGAGAAGGCGGCCAGACCCTTTCCGGCGGGCAGCGCCAGCGCATCACCTTCGCCCGTGCCGCCCTGCGGGATTCGCGCATCATGATTTTTGACGAACCGGCCACCGGGCTGGACCCGCAGGCGGAAAAGGTGGCCCAGGAGGCGCTTTCGGCCTTGAAGGAGGGACGCACCCTGCTTTTGATAACCCACCGACTCAATTTTTTGAATTTAGCCAACCAGGTGGTCTACCTCGAAGCCGGACGGGTTGCGGAACAGGGAACGGTTGAGGAATTGCTTGACAAAAAAGGGAAATTTTTTGCTTTCTACCAGGAATGGCTTGGTCAAAATGAAAAGCGAAATCTATTCGAGTCCGCCGTCGCCGGTGAGTAA